A genomic window from Streptomyces sp. WMMC940 includes:
- a CDS encoding YVTN family beta-propeller repeat protein, with translation MPGSRIRAALVSVVLAGLVVPVSASGAHEAPKGHAVTHRSDGGPRHRALAYVAELHSDSVSVIDARTGRVVDTVPVGSGPDSVAVAPNGSRVYVTDSGADTVSVIDTRRREVVDTVPVGDEPSRVAVSPDGRRVYVANVGSDDVSVIDTLRNSVVDTIDVGDAPLGLAFLPDGSRLYVASAASNEVWIVGTRRHRVVGIVPVGEGPTALAVTPTGSRVYVTNLTSGDVSVVDTRREEVVATVAVGQGPAGVTVLPDGRRVYVANTLSGDVSVIDTRRDEVVDTVPVGDEPNGVAVTPDGSRVYVTDFADDEVSVISTRRDRVVDTVQVGDGPTGVAIGPATKGTW, from the coding sequence GTGCCCGGTTCCCGAATCCGTGCGGCGCTGGTGTCCGTGGTACTTGCGGGACTGGTGGTGCCCGTCTCGGCGTCCGGTGCCCACGAGGCACCGAAGGGGCATGCCGTTACACACCGGTCGGATGGAGGACCACGCCACCGAGCCCTGGCCTATGTGGCCGAACTCCACTCCGACTCGGTCTCGGTGATCGACGCCCGTACGGGTCGCGTCGTGGACACGGTCCCGGTGGGCAGCGGGCCCGACAGCGTCGCGGTCGCTCCGAACGGTTCACGGGTCTATGTCACGGACTCCGGAGCGGACACGGTGTCCGTGATCGACACCCGCCGCCGGGAGGTCGTGGACACGGTGCCGGTCGGCGACGAGCCGAGCAGGGTGGCCGTCTCCCCCGACGGCCGCCGTGTGTACGTCGCCAACGTCGGCTCCGACGACGTCTCCGTCATCGACACCCTCCGCAACAGTGTCGTCGACACCATCGACGTGGGCGACGCCCCGCTGGGTCTCGCGTTCCTGCCGGACGGTTCCCGGCTCTACGTCGCGAGCGCCGCCTCGAACGAGGTGTGGATCGTCGGCACCCGTCGCCATCGGGTCGTCGGCATCGTGCCCGTGGGAGAGGGGCCGACCGCCCTGGCGGTCACCCCGACCGGTTCCCGCGTGTACGTCACCAACCTCACCTCCGGTGATGTGTCCGTCGTCGACACCCGCCGGGAGGAGGTCGTCGCCACCGTCGCGGTGGGCCAAGGGCCGGCGGGGGTGACCGTGCTTCCCGACGGCCGCCGCGTGTACGTCGCCAACACGCTCAGCGGCGACGTGTCCGTGATCGACACCCGCCGGGACGAGGTCGTGGACACCGTGCCCGTAGGTGACGAGCCCAACGGCGTCGCCGTCACCCCGGACGGCTCGCGGGTGTACGTCACCGACTTCGCGGACGACGAGGTGTCGGTGATCTCCACCCGCCGCGACCGGGTCGTCGACACCGTCCAGGTCGGTGACGGGCCGACGGGGGTCGCGATCGGCCCGGCGACGAAGGGGACGTGGTGA
- a CDS encoding ABC transporter ATP-binding protein: MTSSTATTPQPDAGDATAGAASKGPGAPGPEAEGTDTRGADTRTTGPDGPGPADPAAHGAEAQGGDAGGDPFDRDALPAPEGATGALLRSLLAPLRGRVVVAAVLLLLQQAAAQAGPLLVAFAIDRGVPALRDGDHGPLVVVGAGYAVCAIGSGAFQYAFVRASAGVNQDALLDLRGRIFRHAQALSLDFHERYTSGRLISRSTTDVESLRELLSEGLQELLAVVLSFVYISAMLLWLDLGIGGLAVLSFVPLHLLVRLYRRRAAVVFAERSTAIASVIVKFAETMNGIRPVRAFRRERANDERFHALNDRHARSNGDSLLEMARYVVGSRLVANTAVAGIVLWGAYRVTEGTLALGVLAAAVLYLRRLYDPIDRLGMFLNSYESAAASLQKIAGLLAQAPSVPEPARPVALPERAGGSGPGRGVVFDGVRFAYRTGGEVLPRFDLTIPAGQTVAVVGSTGAGKSTLAKLLARFYDPTEGRVLLDGTDLRDLPVPELRRGVVMVTQEAFLFSGTVAENIAIGRPDATREEIEQAAKAIGAHDFISGLPEGYDTDVRKRGGRISAGQRQLVAFARALLADPAVLILDEATSSLDIPGERAVQRAMDTVLRGRTAIVIAHRLSTVEIADRVLVMEHGRVVEDGSPSSLIDGTGRFAGLHRAWRESLV; encoded by the coding sequence ATGACGTCATCGACGGCCACGACGCCACAGCCGGACGCCGGGGACGCCACGGCCGGCGCCGCCTCGAAGGGCCCGGGGGCACCGGGCCCGGAGGCGGAAGGCACCGACACGCGCGGCGCGGACACCCGGACGACGGGCCCGGACGGCCCTGGTCCGGCGGACCCGGCCGCGCACGGCGCGGAGGCACAGGGCGGGGACGCCGGCGGCGATCCCTTCGACCGGGACGCGCTGCCCGCGCCCGAGGGCGCCACCGGCGCACTGCTGCGGTCGCTGCTGGCCCCGCTCCGGGGCCGGGTCGTCGTCGCCGCCGTGCTGCTGCTGCTCCAGCAGGCCGCGGCGCAGGCCGGCCCGCTGCTCGTCGCGTTCGCCATCGACAGGGGGGTGCCCGCGCTGCGGGACGGCGACCATGGCCCGCTGGTCGTGGTCGGCGCCGGATACGCGGTGTGCGCGATCGGGTCGGGCGCGTTCCAGTACGCCTTCGTCCGCGCGTCGGCCGGGGTCAACCAGGACGCCCTGCTCGATCTGCGGGGCCGGATCTTCCGGCACGCCCAGGCGCTGAGCCTGGACTTCCACGAGCGCTACACCTCGGGCCGGCTGATCTCCCGTTCCACCACCGACGTCGAGTCGCTCCGCGAGCTCCTCAGCGAGGGGCTCCAGGAGCTCCTCGCCGTGGTCCTGTCGTTCGTCTACATCTCGGCGATGCTGCTGTGGCTCGACCTCGGCATCGGCGGTCTCGCCGTGCTCAGCTTCGTCCCGCTCCACCTGCTCGTGCGGCTCTACCGGCGGCGCGCCGCGGTGGTGTTCGCCGAGCGGTCCACCGCCATCGCCTCCGTCATCGTGAAGTTCGCGGAGACGATGAACGGCATCCGGCCGGTGCGTGCCTTCCGCCGCGAGCGGGCGAACGACGAGCGCTTCCACGCGCTGAACGACCGGCACGCCCGCAGCAACGGGGACTCGCTGCTGGAGATGGCCCGCTATGTGGTGGGCTCCCGGCTGGTGGCCAACACCGCGGTGGCGGGCATCGTGCTGTGGGGCGCGTACCGGGTGACCGAGGGGACGCTGGCGCTGGGTGTGCTGGCGGCCGCGGTGCTCTACCTGCGGCGGCTGTACGACCCGATCGACCGGCTCGGCATGTTCCTCAACTCCTACGAGTCGGCTGCCGCGTCGCTGCAGAAGATCGCGGGCCTGCTCGCCCAGGCGCCCTCCGTGCCGGAGCCCGCCCGCCCGGTGGCGCTTCCGGAGCGTGCCGGTGGCTCCGGTCCCGGCCGCGGGGTGGTCTTCGACGGCGTCCGCTTCGCCTACCGCACCGGCGGAGAGGTACTGCCGCGCTTCGATCTGACGATCCCCGCCGGTCAGACCGTCGCCGTCGTCGGTTCGACCGGCGCGGGCAAGTCCACCCTGGCGAAGCTGCTGGCCCGGTTCTACGACCCGACGGAAGGGCGGGTCCTGCTCGACGGGACCGATCTGCGCGACCTTCCGGTGCCCGAACTGCGTCGCGGGGTGGTGATGGTGACCCAGGAGGCGTTCCTGTTCTCGGGCACGGTCGCCGAGAACATCGCCATCGGCCGGCCGGACGCGACGCGCGAGGAGATCGAGCAGGCCGCGAAGGCCATCGGCGCACACGACTTCATCAGCGGTCTGCCGGAGGGCTACGACACCGACGTGCGCAAGCGCGGTGGCCGGATCTCCGCGGGTCAGCGCCAGCTCGTCGCCTTCGCCCGGGCGCTGCTGGCCGACCCGGCGGTGCTGATCCTGGACGAGGCGACCAGCTCGCTGGACATCCCCGGCGAGCGCGCGGTGCAGCGGGCCATGGACACGGTGCTGCGCGGGCGTACGGCGATCGTCATCGCCCACCGCCTGTCGACGGTGGAGATCGCCGACCGGGTCCTGGTGATGGAGCACGGCCGCGTCGTCGAGGACGGCAGCCCGTCCTCCCTCATCGACGGCACGGGCCGCTTCGCGGGACTGCACCGGGCATGGCGGGAGAGCCTGGTCTGA
- the glgP gene encoding alpha-glucan family phosphorylase, which produces MKAIRRFTVRPVLPEPLAPLSELARNLRWSWHAPTRELFRSADPSGWRASGGDPVRLLGSVTAGRLAELATDPEFLFRVSESARDLDAYLRGRRWYQEQSGDGVPLPAAVAYFSPEFGITAALPQYSGGLGILAGDHLKAASDLGVPLIGVGLLYRHGYFRQSLSRDGWQQEHYPVLDPDELPLTLLREPAGSPAQVSLDLPGGRSLRARIWQAQVGRVPLLLLDSDVEENAPGERDVTDRLYGGGSEHRLLQEALLGIGGVRAVRAYCRLTGHPEPEVFHTNEGHAGFQGLERIRELLTYGLDFDAALEAVRAGTVFTTHTPVPAGIDRFDRDLVARHFGEGGELPGVDAGRVLRLGTESYPGGEPGVFNMAVMGLRLAQRANGVSTLHGAVSREMFRGLWPGFDTPEVPITSVTNGVHAPTWTAPEVLALGDDVAATPDADLWELRRVLREQLVHEVRERLYASWRQRGSGAAELGWIDGVLDPDVLTIGFARRVPAYKRLTLMLRDRERLAELLLHPERPVQIVVAGKAHPADDGGKRLIQELVRFADDPRVRHRIVFLPDYGMAMARRLLPGCDVWLNNPLRPLEACGTSGMKAALNGCLNLSVLDGWWDEWYEPDFGWAVPTADGTAAHDQDRRDDLEAAALYGLVEERIAPLFYDRGADGVPARWTEMVRRTLTALGPKVLADRMVREYVDRLYAPAARAHRLLALDSGAAGELAAWKARVRAAWPGVSVGHVEAGADTGAAELGSTLALRVCVTLGALRPEDVEVQAVAGRVDSDDAIADPQTFPLKPAAGGPGTAGRWIYEGPLALDRTGPFGYTVRVLPAHPLLPHGADPGLVAWPTEVTGEGAGVLMR; this is translated from the coding sequence GTGAAGGCCATTCGTCGATTCACCGTCCGCCCCGTCCTCCCCGAACCCCTCGCCCCGCTCAGCGAGCTGGCCCGCAACCTGCGCTGGTCGTGGCACGCGCCGACGCGGGAGCTGTTCCGCAGCGCGGACCCGTCCGGCTGGCGCGCGTCCGGCGGCGACCCGGTGCGACTGCTCGGGTCGGTGACCGCGGGCCGGCTCGCCGAACTCGCCACCGACCCGGAGTTCCTGTTCCGCGTCTCGGAGTCCGCCCGCGACCTGGACGCCTATCTGCGCGGGCGGCGCTGGTACCAGGAGCAGTCCGGCGACGGCGTGCCCCTGCCCGCCGCCGTCGCCTACTTCTCGCCGGAGTTCGGGATCACCGCGGCGCTGCCCCAGTACTCGGGCGGTCTGGGCATACTCGCCGGCGACCATCTGAAGGCCGCCAGCGACCTGGGAGTCCCGCTGATCGGCGTCGGACTGCTCTACCGGCACGGCTACTTCCGCCAGTCGCTGTCCCGCGACGGCTGGCAGCAGGAGCACTATCCCGTCCTCGATCCCGACGAGCTCCCGCTGACCCTGCTCCGCGAGCCCGCCGGCAGCCCCGCCCAGGTGTCCCTCGACCTGCCGGGCGGCCGCTCACTGCGAGCCCGTATCTGGCAGGCGCAGGTCGGTCGCGTACCGCTGCTGCTGCTGGACTCGGACGTGGAGGAGAACGCGCCGGGGGAGCGGGACGTCACCGACCGGCTGTACGGCGGCGGCAGTGAGCACCGGCTGCTGCAGGAGGCGCTCCTGGGTATCGGCGGGGTCCGCGCGGTCCGCGCGTACTGCCGGCTCACCGGCCATCCCGAGCCCGAGGTCTTCCACACCAACGAGGGCCACGCCGGTTTCCAGGGGCTGGAGCGGATCCGGGAGCTGCTGACGTACGGTCTCGACTTCGACGCCGCGCTGGAGGCGGTCAGGGCCGGGACGGTGTTCACCACCCACACCCCCGTCCCGGCCGGTATCGACCGCTTCGACCGCGATCTGGTGGCCCGTCACTTCGGCGAGGGCGGCGAACTGCCCGGCGTGGACGCGGGACGGGTGCTGAGGCTGGGCACGGAGAGCTACCCCGGCGGTGAGCCGGGCGTGTTCAACATGGCGGTGATGGGGTTGCGCCTGGCGCAGCGCGCCAACGGCGTCTCCACGCTGCACGGCGCCGTCAGCCGGGAGATGTTCCGCGGTCTGTGGCCGGGCTTCGACACGCCGGAGGTCCCGATCACCTCGGTCACCAACGGGGTGCACGCCCCGACCTGGACGGCCCCGGAAGTGCTCGCCCTCGGCGACGACGTCGCGGCGACCCCGGACGCCGATCTCTGGGAGCTGCGCCGGGTGCTGCGGGAGCAACTGGTGCACGAGGTGCGTGAGCGGCTGTACGCCTCCTGGCGCCAGCGCGGTTCCGGCGCGGCGGAACTGGGTTGGATCGACGGGGTGCTGGACCCGGACGTGCTCACCATCGGGTTCGCCCGCCGGGTACCCGCGTACAAGCGGCTCACCCTGATGCTGCGCGACCGGGAGCGGCTGGCGGAGCTGCTGCTGCACCCCGAGCGGCCGGTGCAGATCGTCGTCGCCGGCAAGGCGCACCCCGCCGACGACGGCGGGAAGCGGCTGATCCAGGAACTGGTGCGGTTCGCGGACGACCCCCGGGTCCGGCACCGGATCGTCTTCCTGCCCGACTACGGCATGGCGATGGCGCGGCGGCTCCTGCCGGGCTGCGACGTGTGGCTGAACAATCCGCTGCGGCCGCTGGAGGCGTGCGGGACCAGCGGGATGAAGGCCGCGCTCAACGGGTGCCTCAATCTGTCCGTGCTCGACGGCTGGTGGGACGAGTGGTACGAGCCGGACTTCGGCTGGGCCGTGCCCACGGCCGACGGCACCGCCGCGCACGACCAGGACCGCCGCGACGACCTGGAGGCCGCCGCGCTGTACGGGTTGGTCGAGGAGCGCATTGCGCCGCTGTTCTACGACCGGGGCGCGGACGGGGTCCCCGCCCGCTGGACCGAGATGGTTCGGCGCACGCTCACCGCGCTGGGCCCGAAGGTGCTCGCGGACCGGATGGTCCGCGAGTACGTGGACCGGCTCTACGCCCCGGCCGCCCGGGCCCACCGGCTGCTCGCCCTGGACAGCGGCGCGGCCGGTGAACTGGCCGCCTGGAAGGCCCGGGTGCGCGCGGCGTGGCCCGGCGTCTCGGTCGGCCACGTCGAGGCGGGAGCGGACACGGGCGCGGCGGAGCTCGGTTCGACGCTGGCGCTGCGGGTGTGCGTCACCCTCGGTGCGCTCCGGCCCGAGGACGTCGAGGTGCAGGCCGTGGCGGGCCGGGTCGACTCCGACGACGCGATCGCCGACCCCCAGACCTTTCCGCTGAAGCCGGCCGCCGGCGGTCCCGGTACGGCCGGGCGGTGGATCTACGAGGGCCCGCTCGCCCTCGACCGCACCGGCCCGTTCGGCTACACGGTCCGCGTGCTGCCCGCGCACCCGCTGCTGCCGCACGGGGCGGATCCCGGCCTGGTGGCGTGGCCGACCGAGGTGACCGGGGAGGGCGCGGGGGTGCTGATGCGCTGA
- a CDS encoding protein kinase domain-containing protein — MVKPLDPAVDPPEAAGFRLLGRLGTGGFGTVYLGRPSGEERGLDTLGAVKLLKSEFTEDAQHLQRFHQESKALDRCKGARIPELLVFDFGAGRQPTLATRFIPGLSLYRILESHGGALPRDTVHSVAAELVDTLSTAHGKGLLHRDLHPGNVLMTQDGPWIIDFGLTRIRGQRVTVSLDTVIGHPHFCAPEQIMGLSKTVNATDVFGIGAIVLYGLTGHPPYTGERDARAMLLRRVSGTAPDLSGLPDDRAGRLIRACLAEDPADRPTLAEVAEGFGEPGTLRLPGDVARTLARYRSELRELLTGAGNGADLTVPFRTGRRSWSAGAGEWPHQVVSTGHGSVVTADGGGDVRWLDAATGREQARHRDFAPPVQLCAEGALLLVCDSAGRLESWDTRARTLWWSVPAGSLPHARVLLRGQSVFLGDGAGRIHHFDAVTRRVWWRTEPLSDSDGGPAEPVAAGPRHVYLSAAQGRELLAVDDEEGRACWDRAVRFPAPVPAAPLALDDGVVVADGDGGLRCLAAADGGTLWETRLGAPVVAPPVRVADTLIVGDTAGIVHCHSAKTGEEVWRAQYADGEEFFSLCADGTAVYAGGWHGRLHLLDAADGASLQSFDLGGQILATAHAPEVRTVYAAASHGSLHALPAAAGSAADGNRAP; from the coding sequence ATGGTGAAGCCGCTGGACCCGGCCGTCGACCCGCCCGAGGCCGCGGGGTTCCGGCTGCTCGGCAGACTGGGCACGGGCGGGTTCGGCACCGTCTACCTCGGCCGTCCGTCGGGCGAGGAGCGCGGCCTCGACACCCTCGGGGCCGTGAAGCTGCTCAAGTCCGAGTTCACCGAGGACGCCCAGCATCTGCAGCGCTTCCACCAGGAGAGCAAGGCGCTCGACCGCTGCAAGGGCGCCCGCATCCCCGAGCTGCTCGTCTTCGACTTCGGCGCGGGACGGCAGCCCACCCTGGCGACGCGCTTCATCCCCGGCCTCTCGCTCTACCGCATCCTGGAGTCGCACGGGGGCGCACTGCCCCGCGACACGGTGCACTCCGTCGCCGCCGAGCTCGTCGACACCCTGAGCACCGCGCACGGCAAGGGCCTTCTGCACCGGGACCTGCACCCCGGCAATGTGCTGATGACCCAGGACGGGCCCTGGATCATCGACTTCGGGCTGACCCGCATCCGGGGCCAGCGGGTGACGGTGAGCCTGGACACCGTGATCGGCCATCCCCACTTCTGCGCTCCCGAGCAGATCATGGGCCTGTCGAAGACGGTGAACGCGACCGACGTCTTCGGGATCGGTGCGATCGTGCTGTACGGGCTGACCGGGCATCCGCCGTACACCGGGGAGCGGGACGCCCGCGCGATGCTGCTGCGCCGGGTGTCGGGCACCGCGCCCGATCTGTCGGGGCTGCCGGACGACCGGGCGGGGCGCCTGATCCGGGCCTGCCTGGCGGAGGACCCGGCCGACCGCCCCACCCTCGCCGAGGTCGCCGAGGGCTTCGGCGAACCGGGCACCCTCAGGCTCCCGGGCGACGTCGCCCGGACCCTGGCGCGGTACCGGTCAGAGCTGAGGGAGTTGCTCACGGGCGCCGGCAACGGCGCCGACCTCACCGTGCCGTTCCGCACCGGCCGACGCAGCTGGAGCGCGGGCGCGGGGGAATGGCCGCACCAGGTCGTGTCCACCGGCCACGGCAGTGTCGTGACCGCGGACGGCGGCGGCGACGTGCGCTGGCTCGACGCGGCGACCGGTCGGGAACAGGCCCGGCACCGTGACTTCGCACCCCCCGTTCAGCTGTGCGCCGAGGGCGCTCTGCTGCTGGTGTGCGACTCCGCGGGCCGGCTGGAGTCCTGGGACACGAGAGCCCGCACCCTCTGGTGGTCCGTCCCCGCCGGGAGCCTTCCGCACGCGCGGGTGCTGCTGCGCGGGCAGAGCGTTTTCCTCGGCGACGGGGCGGGCCGGATCCACCACTTCGACGCCGTCACCCGCCGGGTCTGGTGGCGCACCGAACCGCTCTCGGACTCCGACGGCGGCCCGGCGGAGCCCGTCGCCGCCGGTCCCCGGCACGTCTACCTCTCGGCCGCGCAGGGCCGCGAACTGCTCGCGGTCGACGACGAGGAGGGCCGCGCGTGCTGGGACCGGGCCGTGCGGTTCCCCGCACCCGTGCCGGCGGCGCCGCTGGCGCTGGACGACGGCGTCGTGGTCGCCGACGGCGACGGCGGACTGCGCTGCCTGGCCGCGGCCGACGGCGGCACGCTGTGGGAGACCCGGCTCGGCGCGCCGGTGGTCGCCCCGCCCGTACGGGTCGCCGACACGTTGATCGTCGGGGACACGGCGGGCATCGTGCACTGCCACAGCGCCAAGACCGGCGAGGAGGTCTGGCGCGCCCAGTACGCGGACGGCGAGGAGTTCTTCTCCCTGTGCGCCGACGGAACCGCGGTCTACGCGGGCGGCTGGCACGGCCGGCTCCATCTGCTGGACGCGGCGGACGGCGCCTCCCTGCAGAGCTTCGACCTGGGCGGCCAGATCCTCGCCACCGCCCACGCCCCGGAGGTCCGCACCGTCTACGCCGCCGCCTCCCACGGAAGCCTGCACGCGCTCCCGGCGGCCGCCGGGAGCGCGGCGGACGGAAACCGCGCGCCGTAG
- a CDS encoding M4 family metallopeptidase: protein MRPTPSRRASATGALLAVAALLAVGVQSGSAAAAPDAAPIAPKQQSASGADPGALPAQLSPAQRAELLREANATKAATAAELGLGAQEKLVVRDVVQDRDGTTHTRYERTYAGLPVLGGDLVVAETKAGRTESVSKASTAALKNVDTSADVAPAAAERQAVAAARSEGSKDTAADRAPRKVVWMAQGKPTLAYETVVGGLQHDGTPNELHVVTDATTGAKLYEWQAVHEGTGNTMYSGQVTLGTAPSYTLTDTTRGNHKTNNLNRGTSGAGTLFSGPDDTWGDGTPQNAETAGADAHYGAALTWDYYKNVHGRSGIRGDGVGAYSRVHYGNNYINAFWQDSCFCMTYGDGAGNAKPLTSIDVAAHEMTHGVTSNTARLIYSGESGGLNEATSDIFAAAVEFHANNPQDVGDYLVGEKIDINGNGTPLRYMDKPSKDGRSKDAWYSGIGGIDVHYSSGPANHWYYLLSEGSGAKTINGVNYDSPTSDGLPVTGIGRDKASLIWFKALTTKFNSTTNYAGARTGTLAVATELYGANSAEVKAVTDAWAGINVGSRPGGGEPGPGKVFENTGDVNIPDLGTVSSPVAVTGIAGNAPSNLKVDVDIKHTWRGDLVIDLVAPDGTAYRLKNSSGSDSADDVIATYTVNASSEVANGTWNLRVQDVARWDTGHISNVKLTFP from the coding sequence GTGAGACCCACGCCCAGCCGTCGCGCATCCGCGACCGGCGCTCTGCTCGCAGTCGCAGCCCTCCTGGCCGTCGGAGTCCAGTCCGGCTCCGCCGCCGCGGCCCCCGACGCCGCGCCGATCGCCCCGAAGCAGCAGTCCGCCTCCGGGGCCGACCCCGGCGCGCTGCCCGCGCAGCTCTCCCCCGCCCAGCGGGCGGAACTGCTCCGCGAGGCCAACGCCACCAAGGCGGCGACCGCGGCCGAACTCGGCCTCGGCGCCCAGGAGAAGCTCGTCGTGCGCGATGTCGTCCAGGACCGGGACGGCACCACGCACACCCGCTACGAGCGCACCTACGCGGGCCTGCCCGTGCTCGGCGGCGACCTGGTGGTCGCCGAGACGAAGGCCGGACGGACCGAGTCCGTCAGCAAGGCGTCGACGGCCGCGCTGAAGAACGTCGACACCAGCGCCGATGTCGCTCCCGCCGCCGCCGAACGCCAGGCCGTGGCCGCCGCACGCTCCGAGGGCTCGAAGGACACCGCCGCCGACCGGGCCCCGCGCAAGGTGGTCTGGATGGCCCAGGGCAAGCCGACGCTCGCCTACGAGACCGTCGTCGGCGGTCTGCAGCACGACGGCACCCCCAACGAGCTGCACGTCGTCACCGACGCCACCACCGGCGCGAAGCTGTACGAGTGGCAGGCGGTCCACGAGGGCACGGGCAACACGATGTACAGCGGCCAGGTGACGCTGGGCACCGCACCGTCGTACACCCTGACCGACACCACCCGCGGCAACCACAAGACCAACAACCTCAACCGCGGCACGTCCGGAGCCGGCACCCTGTTCTCCGGCCCCGACGACACCTGGGGCGACGGCACCCCGCAGAACGCCGAGACCGCCGGCGCCGACGCACACTACGGCGCGGCGCTGACCTGGGACTACTACAAGAACGTGCACGGCCGTTCCGGTATCCGGGGCGACGGCGTCGGCGCGTACTCCCGGGTCCACTACGGCAACAACTACATCAACGCGTTCTGGCAGGACAGCTGCTTCTGCATGACCTACGGCGACGGCGCGGGCAACGCCAAGCCGCTGACGTCGATCGACGTGGCCGCGCACGAGATGACGCACGGCGTCACCTCCAACACCGCCAGGCTGATCTACAGCGGCGAGTCCGGCGGGCTCAACGAGGCGACGTCCGACATCTTCGCCGCCGCGGTGGAGTTCCACGCCAACAACCCCCAGGACGTGGGCGACTACCTCGTCGGCGAGAAAATCGACATCAATGGCAACGGCACCCCGCTGCGCTACATGGACAAGCCGAGCAAGGACGGCAGGTCCAAGGACGCCTGGTACTCGGGCATCGGCGGGATCGACGTGCACTACTCCTCGGGCCCGGCGAACCACTGGTACTACCTGCTCTCCGAGGGCAGCGGCGCCAAGACCATCAACGGCGTGAACTACGACTCCCCGACCTCGGACGGTCTGCCGGTCACCGGCATCGGCCGCGACAAGGCGTCGCTGATCTGGTTCAAGGCGCTCACCACGAAGTTCAACTCGACCACCAACTACGCGGGCGCCCGCACCGGCACGCTCGCGGTCGCCACGGAGCTGTACGGCGCGAACAGCGCCGAGGTCAAGGCCGTGACCGACGCCTGGGCCGGCATCAACGTCGGCTCCCGGCCCGGCGGGGGCGAGCCCGGCCCCGGCAAGGTCTTCGAGAACACCGGCGACGTCAACATCCCGGACCTCGGCACGGTCAGCTCCCCGGTCGCGGTCACCGGCATCGCCGGCAACGCCCCGTCGAACCTCAAGGTCGACGTCGACATCAAGCACACCTGGCGCGGTGACCTCGTCATCGACCTGGTGGCCCCCGACGGCACGGCCTACCGCCTGAAGAACTCCAGCGGCAGCGACTCCGCGGACGACGTCATCGCCACGTACACCGTGAACGCCTCCAGTGAGGTGGCCAACGGCACCTGGAACCTGCGGGTCCAGGACGTCGCCCGTTGGGACACCGGCCACATCAGCAACGTCAAGCTGACGTTCCCGTAA